A segment of the Ornithodoros turicata isolate Travis unplaced genomic scaffold, ASM3712646v1 ctg00001028.1, whole genome shotgun sequence genome:
TGGCTGAGCGGAGCTCCATGAGGTAATGCCTCTGCCACCTTCGCCATGCTGCTTGGAGCAATGTTGCACGTTTCTGCCATGTGCGACAGATGGGTTCCGTCTCCTCTGTCGTCATCTGTGGAGGCACTATGGTAAGGCGTCTCCCTGTGATGAACTCCGCTGGTGTTAGCGGAAGAATCTCATGTGGGTCATCGTACACGTAAGAAAGCGGTCGAGAATTAGTGACGGCTTCCACCTCTGCTACGATTGACACCAGGTCTCCATACGTCAATGATTTTCTGCCGATGGTTTTCTTCAATGCCTGTTTCACAGACCTTATCAATCTTTCATAGAATCCACCCCACCACGGTGCATTTGTAGGAATGAACTTCCAGCTCACGCTGTTGGTCCCAAGCCAGTCCAGCACTTGATCGTCTCGTATACGTCGCCATAATGCAGCAAGTTCCTTGTTGTATCTTTTGAAGGTGGGTGCGTTGTCGCTGTATATCACTCTAGGCATCCCTCGCCGTACGAAGAATCTTCGTAGTACGTGAACGAAGCTTGCTACCGACATGTCGCGGGAAACTTCTAGGTGGACAGCCCTTACGACAGCACAAGTAAATGTACAAGGCAATGTACATTTTCACGTTGCGTTGATGACTGCGCGTGTCTCTGACGTATAGAGGTCCTGTAAAATCCACTCCTACAACGGTAAATAAATGGCATTGTTGCACTCTGTCAGCAGGAAGTGGTGGCGTGTTCTCAGACGTTTTTGTCTGGTTGAATCTCCTGCAAACGGTGCACCTATGAAGAATGTTCTTCACCACCTGCCTTCCTCGAACTATCCAATTGTTTTCCCTAAGCCTTGCAAGAGTGTCTGCTACTCCTCCATGCATGACCCTTCGGTGAGCTTGCTCGACGAGTAATGAGACGTAGTGAGCATCTCGTGGCATGATTATGGGGTGCTTTTCATCGAACGTAAGATTTGCCATCTGTAACCTCCCTTCAATCCTCACTATGCCGTTCTCATCAAGAAACGGTCTGTACTTCTGCATGAAGTGTCGTTTTTTTAGTGATTTCGCGGCCTTCAGGGTTTGATATTCTTCAGGGAAAGCCGTGACTTGTACATGTCGTAGCCAATAATTCTTAGCGTTTGCAATCTCTTCCATCTAAGTGGTCCATCGATAGAAGCCCCTTTACAGTTTCCACAAAATCTCTTTATCCACGCTGTTACTCTGTGGAGTCTATTTAGTGAGCTGAAGTTCGTGCAGCAAGTAACTTCTTCCGCTGGCGCCGTCGTTGTTGCAAGTGCTGTTTGCTCATGTTTCGCTTCTTCCCGGCAGCTTGGTCCTTCGAATCACTGTTCAGGCCATGCTTGTTCATATGTGAGCCAATTAGGGCCGTTCCACCACTTGTCGTTGGTCGTCAGTGTAGTCAGTCGAATACCTCGAGTGAGCATGTCCGCGACGTTTTCGGTCCCAGGACAGTGCCTCCATTGTGCTGGCTTCGTATAGTTCTTGACTTCGTTAACTCTCCTTCGAACGTACTCCTTCCAATTCTCGCTCTTACCGTGTAGCCAATACAGTACGATTGTCGAGTCAGTCCAGAAGAAAACCTGTTTGATGCCTGGGAATGCGTCAATCAGCATTCTTGAAATTTTCACAGCTACAACGCGGCTTGGAGTTCCAACCTTTGTGGGAAcctcggcccacaaacccggggtggttccgtattcgaccccgccgtaaccccgaagaacactgacacagcagttgaacaaaagaaacaaggtTTATTGCCTTACATCACAGCTGCTGGCCGTCTGCCCGCTTCGTCGCTCCTCGCTTCTGTGACCGTCTGCCAGCGTGCCTGCCGCACGAATATCCTCTTTTCCCGAGCGCTCGCTCTTTTATCTCTTGCGCTATCTGCGCTATCGCGCGGAAGTTGCCTGGTTATCAGCGCCCCCCACACTCTCCCCCCCTTGAGGCAAATGTCCGGAAGTTCGGGGAGGTCGAGGATTATATCCTCAGGGTCCGGTGAGAAGGATGGCCGAGCCAGAACTTGGGGGGCCAGCTGCCGAAGTAGGTTCACTGCAGCGATTATGTCCCGACGTGTAGGAGCGGAGGCCACGTTGTTAGCTGCTGCCCTCGGCTGTGCGGCTTGTTGGATACGATGCAGGTGAAGGGCTCCCGCATTATGGGTCGGAGGGTGGATCAGTGGAACACGGCAGATGGGGCAGAGGGCGCTTCTTTCTTGTTCCGTGTACACCGCTGGAGGCTCGGTGGGGTGTCTGTTTGATCTGTTTGGGGATCGGGGTGACGGGGAAGGCCTCCGAGCAGGAGAGTTCCCAGGGAATTGCTGAGGTCGGTGCCGTTGTTGGGGTCGAGAACGGCTTCTCGCTGCAGGTGGTCGTGGCATCTGCAgggaggaaaaaaaatgaaaaaacatCACCTTGGAGGTCCACGAGGGCGGAGGTTATAACGAGGAGACCCCGGTAACCCGCCCTGAACTGTCCCATCTTCAGCGGGCTGCGACTCCGTGTCGATGGGGCCGTGGAAGGGTTGGGATTGCGACGAACTTGTGCCGGAGTCCTCTTGCCCTTCATCTTGCTCCAAGATGCGATCGATGAACTCCTTGAGGTCTGTGATGTGAACTGGGCCGGACTCCTCGCTTGTACTGCAACGTTCAAGTCTATAAGTTACGGTTGTAAGTTGCGCACTTACCCGGTAAGGCCCGTCCCATCGGTCCGCGAGAGAAGCTGCGAAGCCCTTCGCCGCGTCGCTAAGTGGATGCGTCCGCCTCAGGACTAAGTCTCCTACGCGGTATGTTACCTGGCGTCGACCCTTGTTGTACTGGGATGCTTGCTCCAGTCTTGCGACCTCAAGATTCTCACGTGCACAACGAACTGCAGTTGAGAGACGGTTGCGAATGTCTTCCGCATATCGTGCATACGGGCGACGGGGTTGTTCCCTCAGTGTTCGTAGCGTGTTTTCGAGTGGAAATACTATTTCTCGTCCAAAATTCAAATAGGCAGGGGTGAACCCAGTAGACCTATTTTCCGTCGTACTAGTGGCGAAGCCAATCTCCGTTAGACGCGCGTCCCAATCCTTATGCCTGCTGGTAAGTGTTACCATCATCATTTTGATATTCCTATTGACCCGCTCAGTTATGTTTGCCTGGGGGTGATAGGGGGACGTCTTCTTGTGTCGGATACTCAATGCCGAGCATGTGTCGacgaacaccttacttgtaaagtacgaggcgttatccgtgataAGCTGGTCCGGGAATCCAAACCGCGAAAAGACATCCAGCAGTCGATCCCAGATCCGAGCTGACACCAATTTCCGCAGGGGATAgagctcaacccacttcgtgaagtgatctgtaatgACTAACAGGTATtggttaccacggggacttctggggtatggccccattacgtcacatgcgactatctgccaaggcCCTTGACTgacaatcggttgcagcaatCCTGGCGGCTGTCCGCCCCTAGGTTTCGACTTCTGACACACTGGACAGCTGCGAGTAaaccgcaaaacatcctgtctcatgcctggccacgtcgcgatacgacataacttagaataagtcttgctgccgctaccgtgaccTGCCAAAGCAGAGTCATGGAAATATCTGAGGAATAACTTACGTAGCTTTCGTGGTACTACGATCCTGAAAGGGTTGCCGCCGATctcctcgtcgtccgcctggggGATATACCTCACCAGAagaccatcctcgctcagctgataggagtcgAACCTCTCTTCAGCGTCTCCGGCGTCCGCTGAGCCCGTTGTCTCCAGCCACCTTACTACACGCTGACAGAGTCCGTCCGTCCTCTGGGCTTCCACGATG
Coding sequences within it:
- the LOC135376084 gene encoding uncharacterized protein LOC135376084 yields the protein MSVASFVHVLRRFFVRRGMPRVIYSDNAPTFKRYNKELAALWRRIRDDQVLDWLGTNSVSWKFIPTNAPWWGGFYERLIRSVKQALKKTIGRKSLTYGDLVSIVAEVEAVTNSRPLSYVYDDPHEILPLTPAEFITGRRLTIVPPQMTTEETEPICRTWQKRATLLQAAWRRWQRHYLMELRSANQWKRNRGKTMSPGDVVISEERKPRMFWPLVRIQSGHKRQDGTVRSYTVRKSTGHVTRRASRSLYPLEIQQHDAAGPQSVANATDIS